TAGACTTTTgacataaaatttgttttgacataaaaatttggaaaatttattttacgtaataaaaattattatttttaataagttatatattttaatttttttttaagaaatttatcttaaatttacttatttgacttatttttgttattttaaatatgactaaattttagaagactctaaataattctaacccgtaatatgattttatttatttaacccgaagttaaacttattttacactgattttttagtttaaataaaatattttatacctTCAACATTCTCTGtattaaaaaattcatttgtacgttccaaaatattttctataattttattaaatttagtttatgtgatttaatttttattttaaatgaaactatttttaatgagTTGAGATAAttagacccgtattatgattttgttgatttaatcatttgttattttaacttgattttattttgaggtttcatttaataaattctttcaaataattaataacatgaaagattttttggaaagatatggtataaacatttaggaaacaaaatttcaaaaatgcTAAGAACTGAATAATTATagcccgtaatatgattttatttatttaaaccaaagttaaaattatcttacactgattttttaatttaaataaaatattttatatattttcaacactcttgtattgaaaaattcatttgtgcatttcaaacattttctataattttattaaatttattttatatgatttagtttttattttaaatgaaactattttttaaggatttgagataattcagacccgtattatgatttcattgatttaattatttgttatttagacttgattttattttgaggtttaatttaataaatgctttcaaataattaataatatgaaaGATTTTTCAGAAAGATATGGtgggtatatgttttgttggAAACAATActttttgttggaaaaattattttacgtaataaaaattatgatttttgataaattatatattttaaatttttatgaaatttattctaaatttatttatatgacttatttttgttattttaaatatgaataaaattttgaagactctaaataattctaacctgtaatatgattttatttatttaacccgTTATGACGTAGTTTACACTGAttgtagttttgttttttaatttaaataataagtaaCGTGATTAGGTTTATGAGAAACTTGGGGAAAAAGTTGGGGGATATTATTTACTGTTAGACTATATTTTAGGATTATTATTTGGAAAATAGAATTAATTTGTGCTCGTGGTATATTCGGGGATCTTTTTCGGGTTTGCTTGATAATCGAATTTATTTTTAGGATTCAAAAATTggtaaatttaattaattagttacCATATATGAGATTTTGTGCGTGATGATCCCGTAAAGCAGccacaatataataaatttctgTTTTTATGTTGCTATTTTGAATCGATGACATTAATTCGGAAgatcttttaatatttgtttctataTTGTGTTATTCTGATAATTAATAGTTGGTATCAATTACAGAGAATATAGAACTATTAGAGAGAATATTCAATgctatattttaaacaaatagcCCGAACTTCCAATTGGATTCAAAACCGTGTATTTTTGATGCTTGATCATTGACATTACAAAACCGTGAACTTCCAATTGATCATTGACATtatttggtttgaatatttttgatgCTTTTCTGAATGGTCTACAAAACAAATATGTGACTATAGGTTAACAAATAATAGGTTTGTATTACTATTGGACTAATTTCAATTGAGTTATggttcaaaaaattattttcgacTGTAATAGTGCATTAACGTAGGGTTGGATGGTTTGtatatagggtttagggttagattagagtttagggtatagggtcagaatttaaatgggttagtttaaaaatcgaaaatggGTTAGGTAGACATTTGAAGCCCATTGAAACAAATTCGGTAGCCCATTTCGTTTGAATTAAAAAGTTAATGAAATGTGCAGTTTTGTAAATAAGTAGAACTGTTTTGCATTTACTAAAAAAGTTCAGGGGCAAGTTCCAAAAGTGTCagctactttaatagtatagataatcaAATAATACTAAGGATTGGTGTTAAGGATTTGCTTAAATACTCCATTGGAGGTGGTCTAACATTTTGAGATTTCAACGTAACGAGCTGAAAATTTGGCATTTACCCTTATATACTGATCTCACCTCGAGTTCAAATTGTTTTCTAAATATACATCCTTCTAAATTAAATAACATGTTTCGGTTTATAGTAATTTAAGTTGTagtatttagcaaaaaaaatgagttttagtaatttatatattaatatattatgtatatatatatatatatatcacaaacacacacacacacacacacacacatatatatatatatataaatttttttttttaatttatttatttaaccgTGAATTATTCTTATAACTTAAAAATTATTGAGTACTATTATTGGAACTGAATGTCTTTCGGTCGGTCCACGAAGtactttaaagtttaaactttaaactacTCACCTAACTGTTTCCGTTATTTTTGTTAAGTCttcaattttatatcattattaaaattttgacccaaaaatatagagtattatgtatatatatataattaaaattattattttttctaatcaaatataaacgcattaaaagaaaacattcaGCGTAAATGAAATCACTTAttgttatatttttcattatatctATCTCTTTTAATGTATAGCCTAAGACTGGTGGTGTTTATCTGTATTTTTCATGCTGTAGCTTTCCATATGctttcaataaaatatatattgtcaaaaaacaaaaatcgtTCGAATATTAAGATTTtgacatttatttttatctatttgatCAATTGCCACAGCGTCAACATAAATGGACTGGAGATGATGGTAGCCTTCGGCTTCATGGCAGCAGCAAGGTGCAATGCAATTGCATATACGACACATGCACGCACTTTGTTTTCTTGCTTTTTTTTGCCCTTCCGTTTTCTTACTAGATTGAACTCCTAAGTGTATgattattgattttttcttgttttcaaaACTATTATGTAAATAGTGTAAGAGTGTCAAACGAGATCGGAAGTGGAAATACGAAGGAAGCCAAGTTTGCAACCATGACAGCAATTCTAACGTCACTTTCCATAGGGGTTAtattcttctttgtcttcttgtTTCTAAGAGGAAGGTTTTCATACATATTCACAACAAGTGAAGCTGTGGCTGCATAAGTAGCAGATCTCTCTCCAATTTTGGCCTTCTCCATCCTCTTAAACAGTGTTCAACCTGTTCTCTCTGGTACGTTCAAATAGATAGGGTCATGTATTTATAAACAAGAAACATGTAGATCTTTATTAAAACGatagcatatatatatgtgctgAACTGGTTATAATCGTACTGCCGGAGCAGGAGTTGCTGTTGGAGCGGGATGGCAAGAGAATGTTACATATGTTAACCTTGCTTGCTATTATCTTATTGGAAATCCAACAGGCATTTTACTTGGTTATGTTATGGGTATGCAAGTCAAGGTAATCTTGTTTTATAATTGTGGGTATGCAAGTCAATGTGATGAGTTTTCTATTAATCACAGGGTGTTTGGTTTTTGTCAATGTGATAACAAATAActaattttctcttaatttcaGGGTGTTTGGTTAGGGATGCTTTTAAGAATTTTTGTGCAAACTTGTGTGCTTACAACAATGACATTAAGAACTGATGCAGCATCATGATACCTTCACCGCCAAGCAACTACTATCTTATGTCGGCTTTCTAAAGATTTCcttttattattatgatttccttttatttagtttttttcctATTCTTAGAAGAGTTAGGGTTTTATAACCGACTCAgctttgatatattttaataaaagagaGATTCCTCCGAAAACCTTGTTCTTGATTCGATTCAATTCATCAAAACAGGAAGCCGGTCTCAAGCGATTCTTCGAATCCCTTGATTGAGCGAAGCAGGTCCCAAGGAAGATTATCAAATCCCTTGGTTGAGCTGATTATGTAATTCGTATGCTGCGCCaggttggtatcagagccgagCGACGATTTCTAACGATGGGCAAAGCTACAGAAAAATCCCTACCTACCGAGGCAGAGTTATTTGTGTGTCTTAGAGAAGGTATACAACAACTTAGCAAGGCAGTACAGGATTTTGTTAAGCATGTTAATTCTAATCACGCGGAAGTTTTTCACAACCCTACTGATGATGAATATGACTTGGATTTGTCGGGCGAATATTCTAAAGGCAAAGAAGACGTAGAATTTTTTTCTGAGCTGATTGGAGATCCAGTATTTGACGTGTACGACGAACGTGATGCTTTAGGTGATTACCCAATTTTTGAGGACGACAAAGCAACCAATGAAAATTTTTTCATTGATCAGCTTGGCAATGGCGTGTTTGATAAAGAACTTCCAGTTTTTGATGAAGACGAGGCAGAGGCTGTCCCTATCAATGACAAGTTtgatgaagaagcaatggaATAAGTCACAACTTAAGCAGTGGAAGTTGAAACCATTAAATTTAATGACTCAGTTTATGCGCAATTAGAAACTCCACCGTTGTCTCCTGGAAATTTTGCAGAAAGTATTGGTGCTTTACGTGACTTTAATCTCAAGAATACTTCTCATCCCTTTCAAACGATGATGGAAACATGTGGGCGAAGTGATAATTATTTTTGGGAGAGTAGTGGGTCCAACAACAGAGAAGATCACATGGATGGTTCAAAACCAGAAATTATTCATATCTGCAAACAGAGAGCTGGCAATACCTTTGTGGATTTACAGAAGAAACATATGAATTCTGGTGCACGGAAAAAGAATTTTAACTGGCACATCATTCGCGAGCCACCGGATCGTGTTCAACACCAAGGTTGTGaagttgaaaaagaaaatacaaaaatgttgACTGCAAAGATCACTAAACTTGAAGAAGCTCTTTTCTTAGAGCAAGAGAAAAACCGGACTTTGGAGCATGAGTTGAGTGAAACACGCAGGAATATACGAATGTTAAATAAAGGCTCCACAACTTTAGACAAGATTCTACGTTTGGGTAGAACAGAGAAGACAACGGCTGGTCTCGGTTATAAAGGAGTTCCATCAGGTCCATACACTGTCTTTGTTCAAAGTAATTCTGTGGAAACCAACAAACCTGTTGTTGTCTTAGAATCTGCTAAGAATCAAGCTACGGAGCTTCCCACTGTCCCAAATGTGTGTACTCGCTATTGTGAGATAATTATCTCGCAACAACAAGGCTGTGTGCGTCAACAATGGAGTACGGGAATGAGACTCTTCCAACAAGAGGATGAGAAGAATTGTGATGAGGAAGATCACTATGAAAAGTGGGTTCGTACTTTTCCATTTTTAGTTGAATCTGCTGCGGATTTGATACAGAGTAGAGGACGAAGGGATATGCAATGTAATTTTTACAAAGCTCAAGTCATCTTAATGGAAATGCCAACCGTGTTTCAAGCCATGAAGTACATCTCCATGACAACCTTGGCCTTTGCTATGATTTATGCATTTTTCTTCATGTCCAATGAAAGCAAACTAAGTCATTCAAAGTATTCCATTTTGACCTGGTGCAGCATACGAATTAGATAATCAGCTCAACCAAGGGATTTGATAATCCTCCTTGGGACCTGCTTCGCTCAATCAAGGGATTCGAAGAATCGCTTGAGACCGGCTTCCTGTTTTGATGAATTGAATCGAATCAAGAACAAGGTTTTCGGAGATATCtctcttttattaaaatatatcaaagcTCAGTATTGAAAGCCAACTACAAGGACTTATATAAGTTATAAGAGTCGGTTATAAAACCCTAACTCTTCTAAGAATaggaaaaaaactaaataaaaggaaatcataataataaaagGAAATCTTTAGAAAGCCGACATAAGATATTAGTTGCTTGGCGGTGAAGGTATCATGATGCTGCATCAAGAACAGATTGGGATAAACAGGTAAATAAATTGATTGGTTACcctatttttaatataagaattattaattatatgcaCTTGTAAATCTttggttaaaagttaaaaccatataattaatttttattgtttattggTAAAAAAATTCAGGTATCTTCATCGCTGAAACGTTTGAATCGTTGGGTTGAGCCGGAGTGTTTGCATTTAAACGATCAGGCTTCACTAAAAGAATAACTGAGTGTTTGGCTGTGGAAATTATCATAATGGATTTCATAATTTTAGGGAGTTTTGCTAATAAATGACAACTAAACTCACCTGTTGTCCTCttagaagaaaataaattgtCGCCATTTTAACAAAAATGACTTTGTTATTGTGTGAGTAGAGTTAAAATACATACAAATATCATGTGATGATTACTGAATTAGAAAAACAAGATTAATGGGTCTAAAAAATTAACTCATCTGCATGTCGCACAAAACAGAGCCTACGAATCGAGAGACTAAGTGTGGAAGACCCATTAGCCGTGGACAGTCGGAACATTACAAGTAATATCAGAGCCGAACTCAGAAAAATATGAAGTTTAAAGTGGGTTCACACTAACATGGATAACAATCTTGAAGCGCAACAGGGAAAAAATGTCGTGTTCTTTGAGAAAGAGTGAACTTTTGCATCCCGGATTGTGGTAAATGTGGTAGAATTGATTTGGATATCTATGACAACAAAATGTGGTTACATTTTCGGACATAAGTCTGTCTGCTTACAACTCCAAAGTTAAACTTGCTTAAagtactaaaatattaaaatgatagatGATCTATCAGAAAATGATTCGCAATACTGTGCAAGTAAAATCTAAGCACATGAGAAATGTTGTGTAGTGATTGCATGTTCGATAAAACAAAACCAGtgagttttcaaaaaattaatgcACCGTCTGTCGCAGAGAATGAGGTCTACAGATCAAGAGAAGGACGATCGGGACATTAcaaatttatcataaaattttgtatacaCTATGTTATCCTGATATCacacaaaatcataaaattgtCGTACGCTCCAAGTTGACAATTTTAGAATTTCTACTATATCAAATCCGTACAACTAATCGTGAATATAAAatagggcttattgcaaaagtgactcaaaacttgaattcaaacagaaaactaaccttttcttttgactcattttttttttgagtttttaaccccacatctgcattttatctacgaaaaatgccattaacccttttttttttttttttcgaaaatggcttctttactgtctcaacctcattttcttcaagtatttacaatattgccactgccatgaatagtgggaacaaccttgtacgaactgtttggagcttttaatgccctttaatgcacgtaaatctctttacactctctctgtttcaattgttatgaactaaaaacaacatttcttttcactttctctccatattcatccaaaaaactgaagcttttgattcaaaattgtttggagccatatttctttcgttttgacttacggttgctttcgtttgaggttctgggtggttggagaagaccctgtgtgcaaacaaagtcatctcacctagttgaaggtacgaaatttgaatttttttcaaaatctgttcgcgtagaagacttacaagtaagtcatctgtatgtagaagacttactgatgagtcttctggtcaaacggacgacttaaactaagtcgtccagctttgtttggtgaaaaaaaacagtccagacgacttatatataagtcgtctacgagaaacaggctcagttttgcatttgacgaatcgtgtcagatctttgactatttctggacgacttataattcagtcgtctctcggaaagttaaaatttcaatattttattaaactagacgacttacgtgtaagtcgtcttaggttagttttgtagttgaaaaataaaaacttcataatttaatttttaccagacgacatatataaagtcgtcccgtcagaaagA
The Raphanus sativus cultivar WK10039 chromosome 1, ASM80110v3, whole genome shotgun sequence DNA segment above includes these coding regions:
- the LOC108846490 gene encoding uncharacterized protein LOC108846490, which encodes MMETCGRSDNYFWESSGSNNREDHMDGSKPEIIHICKQRAGNTFVDLQKKHMNSGARKKNFNWHIIREPPDRVQHQGCEVEKENTKMLTAKITKLEEALFLEQEKNRTLEHELSETRRNIRMLNKGSTTLDKILRLGRTEKTTAGLGYKGVPSGPYTVFVQSNSVETNKPVVVLESAKNQATELPTVPNVCTRYCEIIISQQQGCVRQQWSTGMRLFQQEDEKNCDEEDHYEKWVRTFPFLVESAADLIQSRGRRDMQCNFYKAQVILMEMPTVFQAMKYISMTTLAFAMIYAFFFMSNESKLSHSKYSILTWCSIRIR